A window of Desulfonauticus submarinus contains these coding sequences:
- a CDS encoding potassium channel family protein codes for MKKSLVELFSKTWFKLSLFFVFLLGVSSFLFYLLEPGFTGIKDFFLALWWTVVTVTTVGYGDIVPSTGAGKILGVVVMLTGIGLVSILTGNLASFLMEKRIKKRKGQLEVNLKGHLVILNWNEFGWEILKKTGLPVVIVAPLEEDLFEQIKAETEKEVYYLNGSPKRENFLKKAKLQMAQTAIILSPDKSKITNDPDQEVLYTLLSVRELAPSIPVFVEILEPQNKSHIIRAGADRVLIRGEATSLLLSQVSVSPFIFTFAYKLLTSSGNLLKIKRLSGEERKMSWKEFKENNREIVPLALCKERATISLSQVLDDNSNLDKFIQEIFDACGVDDTVSSLEPEVVLNPELETSLASFDAVIYMSYV; via the coding sequence ATGAAGAAAAGCTTAGTTGAACTTTTTTCTAAAACCTGGTTTAAGTTAAGCTTATTTTTTGTATTTTTACTTGGAGTTAGTTCATTTTTATTTTATTTACTTGAACCAGGTTTTACAGGAATAAAAGATTTTTTTTTAGCTCTGTGGTGGACTGTTGTTACTGTAACTACCGTAGGATATGGAGACATTGTTCCTTCTACTGGAGCTGGAAAAATTTTAGGCGTTGTGGTAATGCTTACGGGCATTGGCCTGGTTTCTATCTTGACAGGTAATTTGGCTTCTTTTTTAATGGAAAAAAGAATAAAAAAAAGGAAGGGACAACTTGAAGTGAATTTAAAAGGACATTTAGTAATTTTGAATTGGAATGAATTTGGATGGGAGATTTTGAAAAAGACAGGCTTGCCTGTAGTAATAGTTGCTCCTTTAGAAGAGGACTTGTTTGAGCAAATAAAGGCAGAAACTGAAAAGGAGGTATATTATTTAAATGGTTCTCCTAAGAGGGAGAATTTTTTAAAAAAAGCCAAACTCCAGATGGCTCAAACTGCTATTATTTTAAGTCCTGATAAGTCTAAAATTACAAATGATCCTGATCAAGAAGTGCTTTATACTTTACTCAGTGTGCGGGAACTTGCACCCAGTATCCCTGTGTTTGTAGAGATCTTAGAACCTCAGAACAAGTCTCATATAATTCGGGCAGGAGCAGATAGAGTCTTAATCAGGGGAGAGGCTACATCTCTTTTACTTAGTCAAGTAAGCGTTTCTCCTTTTATCTTTACCTTTGCCTATAAATTACTTACATCTTCTGGTAATTTATTGAAAATTAAAAGGCTAAGTGGTGAAGAAAGAAAGATGTCTTGGAAGGAATTTAAAGAGAATAATAGAGAAATAGTGCCTTTAGCGTTATGTAAGGAGCGAGCAACTATTTCTCTTTCTCAAGTTTTAGATGATAATTCAAACTTAGATAAGTTTATTCAAGAGATTTTTGACGCTTGTGGAGTTGATGATACAGTAAGCTCTTTAGAGCCAGAGGTTGTTTTAAATCCAGAATTAGAAACATCATTAGCATCTTTTGATGCAGTTATTTATATGAGTTATGTTTGA
- a CDS encoding cyclic nucleotide-binding domain-containing protein has translation MFDLKKISFFKELSREQEEKIAALLQKIEVEAGVPFIKEGEFGTEMFILISGRVKVVKQMLKPEVAEKIPFLQETEKVLAVLEGKDFPVLGEVALVDSDKRSATIYTLTPCVFLKLSQKNFFHLIQSEPELGLKIVLNIAKNLAFRLRKANDDVIKLTTALALVLHKKNNLKEEV, from the coding sequence ATGTTTGATTTAAAAAAGATTTCTTTTTTTAAAGAGTTAAGTAGAGAACAAGAAGAAAAGATAGCTGCATTACTTCAAAAAATAGAAGTAGAAGCAGGAGTTCCTTTTATTAAAGAAGGGGAATTTGGAACAGAGATGTTTATTTTAATTTCTGGTCGAGTCAAAGTAGTCAAGCAAATGCTAAAACCAGAAGTAGCCGAAAAGATTCCCTTTTTGCAAGAAACAGAAAAGGTATTGGCTGTTTTGGAAGGAAAAGATTTCCCAGTATTAGGAGAAGTAGCTCTAGTGGACTCAGATAAACGCTCTGCTACTATCTACACACTTACTCCGTGTGTGTTTTTAAAACTTTCCCAAAAGAATTTTTTTCATCTTATTCAATCTGAACCAGAGTTAGGTTTAAAAATAGTTTTAAATATTGCTAAAAATTTAGCCTTTAGGTTGAGAAAAGCCAATGACGATGTGATAAAACTCACTACTGCGTTAGCTTTGGTTTTACATAAAAAAAATAATTTAAAGGAGGAAGTATGA